A genomic window from Camelina sativa cultivar DH55 chromosome 2, Cs, whole genome shotgun sequence includes:
- the LOC104745802 gene encoding uncharacterized protein LOC104745802 — translation MAVSPHISPTLSRYKFFSTSVVENPNFSPYPIYSSRRRRVTKSHLQAHNNSSTTYGRTELTSSKKLWIRQRSSSEMEVEQVQLEEDEEQLEIDDASLLSLSMKPDRNMALLDDYEMEELVHSPDRTHRSGYVAVVGMPNVGKSTLSNQMIGQKISIVTDKPQTTRHRILGICSSPEYQMILFDTPGVIEKKMHRLDTMMMKNVRDAAINADCVVILVDACKTPATIEEVLKEGLGDLEKKPPMLLVMNKKDLIKPGEIAKKLEWYEKFTDVDEVIPVSAKYGHGIEDVKEWILSKLPFGPPYYPKDIVSEHPERFFVSEIVREKIFMQYRNEVPYACQVNVLSYKTRPSAKDFIQVEVVVDKNSQKIILIGKEGKALKTLATAARLDIEDFLQKKVFLEVEVKVKENWRQDEGLLKYYGYGGQIRAM, via the exons ATGGCGGTCTCTCCGCATATTTCGCCAACCCTTTCCCGCTACAAATTCTTCTCCACTTCCGTTgttgaaaaccctaatttctctcCTTATCCTATCTATAGTAGTCGGCGGCGCAGAGTAACCAAATCGCATCTTCAGGCGCACAACAACAGTAGCACTACTTATGGCCGGACGGAACTCACCTCCTCGAAGAAGCTATGGATTAGGCAACGAAGCTCCAGCGAAATGGAGGTTGAGCAAGTACaattagaagaagatgaagaacaattgGAGATCGACGACGCCAGTCTCCTCTCCCTGAGCATGAAACCGGACAGGAACATGGCTTTGCTCGACGATTACGAGATGGAGGAGCTTGTACACTCACCTGATAGGACTCATCGCAgtg GGTACGTAGCGGTGGTGGGGATGCCTAACGTTGGGAAAAGCACGCTTTCGAATCAAATGATTGGTCAGAAAATTTCGATTGTTACAGATAAACCTCAAACCACGAGGCATAGGATTCTTGGTATTTGTTCTAGCCCTGAGTATCAG ATGATACTCTTTGATACACCTGGTGTaatcgagaagaagatgcaCAGGTTAGAtacaatgatgatgaagaatgtCAGAGATGCTGCCATCAATGCTGATTGTGTTGTTATTCTTGTTGATGCTTGTAAAACGCCTGCTACA ATAGAAGAAGTTTTGAAAGAGGGTTTGGGAGATTTAGAAAAAAAGCCACCTATGTTGCTTGTTATGAATAAGAAGGATCTGATCAAACCTGGTGAGATTGCCAAGAAACTGGAG TGGTATGAAAAATTTACAGATGTTGATGAAGTTATACCTGTAAGTGCCAAGTATGGACACGGAATAGAGGATGTAAAAGAGTGGATTTTATCCAAACTTCCCTTTGGCCCACCTTATTATCCAAAG GATATTGTCAGCGAGCACCCAGAGAGATTCTTTGTCTCTGAGATTGTTAGAGAGAAGATCTTTATGCAATACCGAAATGAAGTTCCTTATGCTTGTCAG GTTAACGTGCTGAGTTACAAAACTAGACCGTCTGCGAAAGACTTTATTCAAGTGGAAGTGGTTGTGGATAAAAATTCTCAGAAGATCATCCTTATAGGAAAA GAAGGGAAGGCTTTGAAAACACTAGCCACAGCTGCTCGGCTCGACATTGAAGATTTCCTTCAGAAGAAAGTCTTCCTCGAG GTGGAAGTGAAAGTGAAAGAGAACTGGAGACAAGACGAG
- the LOC104745786 gene encoding uncharacterized protein LOC104745786 — MRMSLGKILLQSPDLLLLDEPTNHLDLDIIEWLESYLNKQDVPMVIISHDRAFLDQLCTKIVETEMGVSMTFNILIHWFCKARKFDDARKMMDLMKVTEFTPDSTCKMLVEELDRKHMAEPKDKIQSLVQSKTVTYAVLFLLFRRD; from the exons ATGAGAATGTCACTTGGGAAGATTTTGCTTCAG AGTCCAGATTTACTGCTTTTGGATGAGCCAACGAATCATTTGGATCTTGATATTATTGAGTGGCTTGAAAGTTACTTGAATAAGCAAGATGTGCCTATGGTCATTATATCACATGACAGAGCGTTTCTTGATCAGTTATGTACCAAAATTGTGGAAACTGAAATGGGAGTGTCGATGACGTTTAACATTTTGATTCATTGGTTTTGTAAAGCTAGGAAGTTTGATGATGCTAGGAAGATGATGGATTTGATGAAGGTTACTGAGTTTACTCCTGATAGCACTTGCAAAATGTTGGTAGAGGAGCTTGATAGGAAACACATGGCAGAACCAAAAGACAAGATTCAGAGTTTGGTTCAGTCAAAAACTGTGACTTACGCAGTCCTATTTCTGTTGTTTCGTAGAGATTAG